Proteins from one Candidatus Nitrospira nitrificans genomic window:
- a CDS encoding sialidase family protein, which produces MKRFAAALLVMPPLLVAITAWAGTFEPAIRLGPKTMTVHQVKSVVGPSVQIDEQGFVSAAWVEEDKESRTIFFARSEQAGGPLGTPVPVNQPIEHVYYRQESPAVAVRGTDVFVTWSQTHPKITPEKPFAGELRLSRSTDGGRTFAPSVLVNDDGQVMQHTFDSVQVAQDGVVHMAWIDGREGKKEPGTFVARSTDQGRTIAKNLKIDDETCVCCRTAVSTSADGVVYVAWRKIFEGHIRETVVSRSTDGGETFSSSVVVGNDRWVYPACPHRPASLAVDRQGRLYVAWYTEGADETPAIYLAYSDDQGKTFSTKKQLNRSKGTFPDHPQMAVDPAGRIAVVWEEQSPVRREVVASFSLDRGRSFNAPIKLNEKNGQTPTVAVNRHGTVVMGWKEHAMPAHRLVTQTLQFPPQSEGLERTDDHGQ; this is translated from the coding sequence ATGAAGAGATTCGCTGCCGCACTTCTTGTGATGCCGCCATTGCTCGTCGCGATCACGGCGTGGGCCGGGACGTTCGAGCCGGCCATCCGGCTGGGGCCCAAGACGATGACGGTGCACCAGGTGAAAAGCGTGGTCGGCCCGTCGGTGCAGATTGATGAGCAGGGTTTTGTTTCGGCTGCCTGGGTGGAAGAAGATAAAGAGAGTCGCACGATTTTCTTCGCAAGGTCCGAACAAGCCGGTGGACCCCTTGGAACTCCCGTCCCCGTCAATCAGCCGATCGAGCATGTCTATTATCGTCAAGAATCTCCGGCCGTGGCGGTCCGCGGAACCGACGTGTTTGTGACCTGGTCGCAGACCCATCCGAAGATCACGCCGGAGAAGCCGTTCGCCGGCGAGCTGCGGCTCAGTCGATCCACCGACGGAGGGCGGACATTCGCGCCATCGGTGCTCGTGAACGATGACGGCCAAGTCATGCAGCACACGTTCGACTCGGTCCAGGTCGCTCAGGATGGGGTTGTGCACATGGCCTGGATCGACGGCCGCGAAGGGAAAAAGGAACCGGGAACATTCGTGGCACGATCGACGGATCAGGGTCGCACGATCGCGAAGAACCTCAAGATCGACGACGAGACCTGCGTCTGCTGCAGGACGGCGGTCTCGACATCCGCCGACGGAGTGGTGTACGTCGCGTGGCGAAAGATTTTTGAAGGCCATATTCGCGAGACCGTCGTCTCGCGCTCGACGGACGGCGGCGAAACATTTTCTTCTTCGGTCGTGGTCGGCAATGATCGATGGGTGTATCCGGCCTGCCCCCATCGTCCGGCGTCGCTCGCGGTCGATCGGCAAGGGCGGCTGTACGTGGCGTGGTACACGGAGGGGGCCGATGAGACGCCCGCGATCTACCTCGCCTATTCCGACGACCAGGGCAAGACGTTTTCAACGAAGAAACAGCTCAACCGTTCCAAGGGGACCTTCCCCGACCATCCGCAGATGGCGGTCGATCCGGCAGGACGGATTGCCGTGGTCTGGGAAGAACAGTCACCTGTTCGCCGGGAAGTCGTGGCCAGCTTTTCGCTCGATCGTGGCCGGTCGTTCAACGCGCCGATCAAGCTGAACGAGAAAAATGGACAGACGCCGACGGTGGCGGTCAATCGGCATGGAACGGTGGTGATGGGTTGGAAGGAACACGCCATGCCGGCCCATCGACTTGTGACCCAAACGTTGCAGTTCCCTCCACAGAGCGAGGGACTTGAGAGGACCGACGACCATGGGCAGTAA
- a CDS encoding TlpA family protein disulfide reductase translates to MGSKIRAALRRWLTAGCLVLLGVGSSFHNAAAATSDPFAALRVTRIHAGQPIAAFDLQGLDGGTIRSEELAGKVVLLNFWATWCGPCKEEMPSLAGLQSRFDPAQFQVVTITTDMHPQGIKQFLHHLGIDLPVLFDEREDVSRSFMVRGLPTTVLLTQDGRAIGRAVGPRAWGSEESVALVRHVLEGMK, encoded by the coding sequence ATGGGCAGTAAGATCCGCGCGGCGCTACGGAGATGGCTGACGGCAGGATGCCTGGTTCTGTTGGGAGTCGGTAGCTCGTTCCATAATGCCGCGGCCGCAACAAGCGACCCTTTCGCGGCCCTGCGGGTCACTCGAATTCATGCTGGTCAGCCGATCGCAGCGTTTGATCTCCAGGGGCTCGATGGCGGAACGATCCGCTCCGAAGAACTGGCGGGGAAGGTCGTGCTCCTGAACTTCTGGGCGACGTGGTGCGGGCCTTGTAAAGAGGAAATGCCTTCGCTCGCCGGACTCCAATCGCGGTTCGATCCCGCGCAGTTTCAGGTCGTGACCATCACGACGGACATGCATCCACAAGGCATCAAGCAGTTTCTTCATCATCTGGGGATCGATCTGCCTGTTCTGTTCGATGAACGTGAAGATGTTTCACGATCCTTTATGGTCCGCGGCTTGCCGACCACCGTGCTGCTTACGCAAGACGGCCGGGCTATCGGTCGCGCAGTCGGACCTCGGGCATGGGGCAGCGAAGAGTCGGTCGCCCTGGTGCGGCATGTTCTTGAAGGCATGAAATGA
- a CDS encoding TonB-dependent receptor family protein: MFVDARTFRKWSAIPVAVLALIAIGGAAVFAQDAPPADPVAMSREKELRDRLKTILQELEELQQKKESEKPQAERSPIIKETAESGPGEAATEAAADAKPDFDLSDMSIVSKRFQKRPEGVSLSATVPSETESQPTRTMKESMESLPGVVLRQANGPRDFSIMIRGQGAKTTFAIRDIKVYEDGFVQTQSDGLSRLDIHDPWFMRGVEVIRGASSSLYDNYALGGMVHFRTRRGSDIRGLETFFSGGSYGYQKYGVAIGQETDRFDISMFGSHVAEDGYIQHSNYNTQTLNFNIRYKIDDRQNFYFKAITNWLNTKVPTRLTQGQFFADDRQAGGAQTICAPGTFNGGCADALLLNQSRVDRRTLIGGIYERQINADTVVTVEADYDVKDIQQSFSTIGENTNPNYKSYADLRHDGRLGTMPLRSYVGFFVNQMEQKGNTFQNLADGFGTKGALIQNSRGTIFNIGGRIREELEFYPNWILAVGLGFEQSRLSVHATNYDPATGALASRASANRTFSNWAPEGSITWKPSPDYRHWIRASTGYGIPQFGNLLRDPVTGQPGTNFSLKPQKNLNLEIGTEARLHPTLLVHVAAFYTFYKDEVITQVVTGNLAASVNADSSRYRGVEVFADWRPVAGLRIAGAYTHIDSEYINFSDRTAAGFLVRDGKQVPNVPTDILNGKLEYYHAPLGLGAWVEGNYSNSYFLNNSNTFGFPSYVIGNVNVYKNIETAKSSWFRFAKLFIEVDNIADTKYAASGQVIGGETHAAAAGQQIFFAGYGRAIYGGVTLGLF, encoded by the coding sequence ATGTTTGTCGATGCACGAACGTTTCGAAAGTGGTCCGCGATTCCCGTCGCAGTCTTGGCGTTGATCGCAATCGGAGGCGCGGCTGTGTTTGCGCAAGATGCTCCACCCGCCGATCCGGTGGCCATGTCGAGAGAGAAAGAGCTGAGAGATCGGCTGAAGACTATTCTGCAGGAGCTTGAAGAACTGCAACAGAAGAAAGAAAGTGAAAAGCCCCAAGCCGAGCGCTCGCCGATTATCAAGGAGACAGCCGAGTCTGGTCCTGGGGAAGCAGCGACGGAAGCCGCGGCCGATGCCAAGCCGGATTTCGATCTGTCCGACATGAGCATCGTCAGCAAGCGGTTTCAGAAGCGACCGGAAGGCGTCTCGCTGTCGGCGACGGTTCCTTCCGAAACCGAATCCCAGCCGACGAGAACCATGAAAGAATCCATGGAATCGCTTCCCGGGGTCGTCTTGCGCCAGGCGAACGGGCCTCGCGATTTCAGCATCATGATCCGCGGGCAGGGCGCCAAGACGACCTTCGCGATTCGAGACATCAAGGTCTACGAAGACGGATTCGTTCAGACTCAATCCGACGGCCTCTCACGGCTCGACATTCATGATCCGTGGTTCATGCGCGGCGTCGAAGTCATTCGAGGGGCGTCCTCGTCCTTGTATGATAACTATGCCTTGGGTGGAATGGTTCATTTCCGAACCAGACGAGGGAGCGACATTCGAGGATTGGAAACGTTCTTTTCGGGCGGATCCTATGGATATCAGAAGTACGGTGTCGCGATCGGTCAAGAAACCGATCGGTTCGATATCTCGATGTTCGGGAGTCATGTCGCGGAGGACGGCTATATCCAACACAGTAATTACAACACGCAGACTCTCAATTTTAACATTCGTTACAAGATCGATGATCGGCAGAATTTCTATTTCAAGGCGATCACCAACTGGCTCAATACGAAGGTGCCGACCAGACTCACGCAGGGACAATTCTTTGCCGACGACCGGCAGGCCGGCGGCGCGCAAACAATCTGCGCGCCCGGCACCTTCAACGGCGGCTGTGCCGATGCCCTTTTGCTCAATCAGAGCCGGGTCGATCGGCGCACTCTTATCGGAGGGATCTATGAGCGGCAGATCAATGCCGATACGGTCGTGACGGTGGAAGCCGACTACGACGTCAAAGACATCCAACAGTCATTTTCGACGATCGGCGAGAACACCAACCCGAATTACAAGAGCTACGCCGATTTGCGACACGATGGCCGGCTGGGAACCATGCCGTTGAGGAGCTACGTCGGTTTTTTCGTGAATCAGATGGAGCAGAAGGGCAACACCTTCCAAAATTTGGCGGACGGCTTCGGAACCAAAGGAGCGCTGATCCAGAACAGCCGAGGGACCATTTTCAACATCGGCGGCCGTATCCGGGAGGAACTGGAATTTTACCCGAACTGGATCTTGGCGGTCGGGCTCGGCTTCGAACAGTCCCGTCTCAGCGTGCATGCGACGAACTACGATCCAGCGACCGGTGCGTTGGCTTCACGCGCGAGCGCGAATCGCACCTTTTCCAACTGGGCGCCGGAGGGATCGATCACCTGGAAACCATCACCGGACTATCGCCATTGGATCAGAGCGTCGACCGGCTACGGCATCCCCCAATTCGGCAATCTCCTGCGGGATCCCGTTACGGGACAACCCGGGACCAACTTCAGCCTGAAGCCACAGAAGAACCTGAACTTGGAAATCGGCACGGAGGCGAGGCTGCATCCGACGTTGCTGGTCCACGTCGCCGCGTTTTACACCTTTTACAAAGACGAAGTCATCACGCAGGTGGTGACGGGAAATCTCGCCGCGTCGGTCAATGCGGACTCTTCCAGATACCGCGGTGTCGAAGTGTTCGCCGATTGGAGGCCGGTGGCGGGTCTGCGGATAGCCGGCGCTTACACCCACATTGATTCCGAGTACATCAATTTCTCCGACCGGACCGCCGCCGGGTTCCTTGTCCGCGACGGCAAGCAGGTGCCCAATGTGCCGACCGACATCTTGAACGGCAAGTTGGAATACTATCATGCGCCGTTGGGATTGGGCGCGTGGGTGGAAGGCAACTATTCCAATAGTTATTTCTTGAACAACAGCAACACGTTCGGATTTCCTTCCTACGTGATCGGGAACGTGAATGTGTACAAGAACATCGAGACTGCAAAATCGTCATGGTTCCGATTCGCCAAGCTGTTTATCGAAGTCGATAACATCGCCGATACGAAGTATGCCGCCTCCGGACAGGTGATCGGCGGGGAAACGCATGCGGCTGCCGCCGGACAACAGATCTTCTTCGCCGGCTATGGACGGGCGATCTACGGCGGTGTGACGTTGGGACTCTTTTAG
- a CDS encoding DUF2946 family protein translates to MKRFCRTSFCISIAGCVVLMYVALVVMTVGCTLAHADRVQAHHHHGEEQSSPQSAYCAWACQATSDVVAVAQPPVAVSRPIVEQQISVPDTHFLSSASPTRHPRAPPSAVFLSRG, encoded by the coding sequence ATGAAACGCTTCTGCCGGACTTCTTTTTGCATTTCCATCGCCGGGTGTGTCGTGCTGATGTACGTGGCACTGGTCGTGATGACTGTCGGCTGCACGCTGGCCCATGCCGACAGAGTTCAGGCGCATCATCACCACGGTGAAGAACAATCATCTCCCCAAAGCGCATATTGCGCCTGGGCTTGCCAGGCCACGTCGGATGTCGTCGCAGTGGCGCAGCCGCCGGTGGCGGTCTCCCGGCCCATTGTCGAACAACAAATCTCGGTTCCTGACACACATTTCCTCTCATCTGCTTCTCCGACACGTCATCCTCGGGCGCCTCCAAGCGCGGTATTTCTCTCGCGCGGATAG
- a CDS encoding helix-turn-helix transcriptional regulator: protein MNAISTLQHKRLLRVDEAAKILNVSRWTVYRWVEAGRLGGTRLGAGSLRIFSNTVSALIDLHCVGATQDGSLAAPAHIAVDHSKVGERCRQSTSMPCVDDVSLTLLSLWE, encoded by the coding sequence ATGAATGCAATCAGTACCTTGCAGCATAAAAGACTGCTCCGCGTGGACGAAGCCGCGAAGATTCTCAATGTGAGTCGCTGGACGGTGTATCGCTGGGTCGAGGCCGGACGACTGGGCGGAACGCGCTTGGGCGCCGGCAGTTTGAGAATCTTCAGCAATACGGTGTCGGCATTGATCGATCTACATTGCGTGGGCGCCACGCAGGACGGAAGCCTCGCAGCGCCCGCTCACATAGCGGTCGATCACTCCAAGGTTGGTGAGCGGTGTCGGCAGTCAACGTCGATGCCATGTGTGGACGATGTGTCTCTCACCCTGTTGAGCCTCTGGGAATGA
- a CDS encoding DUF6036 family nucleotidyltransferase, producing MLTLDRLRALLREYVDETGHAVDLVLIGGMAMLAYGHPSRATIDIDGELRDGVRSLKAFLSRHNIPANLGQSLSGWSVVAMPPGYRDRATVMIDESKVRVSLLDPVDFIVAKLRRGTDEDLADAAWIAERFGVSAQQVRVAAAAALAASLEDTALFLFERTVDRFCQDLVQTAP from the coding sequence ATGCTCACGCTTGACCGCCTGCGCGCATTGCTCCGGGAATATGTCGATGAGACAGGACATGCGGTCGATTTAGTCTTGATCGGCGGCATGGCTATGCTGGCATACGGCCATCCCTCCCGCGCAACGATCGACATAGACGGCGAACTCCGTGACGGCGTCCGGTCCTTAAAGGCGTTTTTGAGCCGCCACAACATTCCCGCTAATCTAGGGCAAAGTCTGTCTGGCTGGTCGGTGGTGGCGATGCCGCCTGGGTATCGTGATCGCGCCACGGTCATGATCGACGAATCGAAAGTCCGGGTGTCCCTCTTGGATCCGGTGGATTTCATCGTTGCCAAACTCCGCCGCGGCACCGATGAGGATCTTGCCGACGCGGCCTGGATCGCGGAGCGCTTCGGCGTATCCGCCCAGCAAGTCCGCGTCGCTGCCGCAGCAGCTTTGGCTGCCTCGCTCGAAGACACGGCGCTGTTCCTCTTCGAGCGCACAGTCGACAGGTTTTGCCAAGACTTGGTGCAGACTGCTCCCTAA
- a CDS encoding allophanate hydrolase-related protein, translating to MNQSDVLLAVNGTLMRGLELNPNMVAAKATFVRETMTEPAYRLWTINDEHPAMLRVTDGTGVKVAVEVWSVPVTGLAGILLNEPPGLCIGKVRLEDGGIVLGVLGEPALVEGHREITAYGGWRSYIARHPR from the coding sequence GTGAATCAGAGCGACGTGCTGCTCGCGGTCAACGGCACGCTGATGCGAGGACTCGAGCTCAACCCAAACATGGTAGCCGCCAAGGCAACGTTCGTCCGGGAGACGATGACCGAGCCGGCCTATCGCCTCTGGACGATCAACGACGAGCATCCCGCCATGCTGCGTGTCACCGACGGGACCGGCGTCAAGGTGGCGGTTGAAGTCTGGTCGGTACCTGTCACGGGGTTGGCGGGGATCTTGCTGAACGAACCCCCCGGTCTGTGCATCGGGAAAGTGCGTCTGGAAGACGGAGGCATTGTCTTGGGCGTGTTGGGTGAGCCGGCGCTCGTCGAAGGTCATCGGGAGATCACCGCCTACGGCGGCTGGCGGTCATATATAGCCCGGCATCCCCGTTAG